Proteins from a genomic interval of bacterium:
- a CDS encoding TonB-dependent receptor, whose protein sequence is MKLKISQKIFLIFLLLLFRWNHPLASFLEEESYLGDLGTIVITGTRIPRPASLILRNVSIIGPDEINSSPVHSPIEVLKYAPGVDLRQRGPYGVQADLGLRGATFHQVLVLLDGVRMNDPQTAHHNLDLPINMEDLERIEILHGHGSSVYGADAFGGVINFITKAPEHRKVGFESFVGSNRTSGGTFSFSDWLGNFGTRFSLGGKMSDGYRFDTDFKHFFLSNNSTLDFSKGSIDFSFGYLEKEFGANDFYGNWPSKEWTNTILGSIRAQTEKWKNLVVESRLYYRQHDDKYIGDITDPDSYVNYHTTYLYGSEVQLRTQSERIGEFVLGTEVAREELTSARLGDHSNVRTAVYTEYGVSLGRKFTLNPGIRVDYHSGWGWQSSPAMNIGYRLSRQVRLHSSWGRSFRAPDYTELYYRSPKNEGNSSLVVEEAWSYELGGDFGLNTWLHSRTTLLFRNGRNLIDWVWNDSLSKWKAVNIGKVYTYGVESLFEIELRSSTRLSLGYTFLKSEAGEVENYIWKYTPSHPQHQVSLGIGSPLPWGILQNLKGTYKYKQGSHKRGYFILDARLSKTLGQLEFHLGATNLLDVSYEEISGVVMPGISFDSGIKLQF, encoded by the coding sequence ATGAAGTTGAAGATTTCCCAAAAAATATTTCTAATTTTTCTCCTGCTTTTATTCAGGTGGAACCATCCTTTAGCTTCCTTTTTGGAAGAAGAATCCTATCTGGGCGATCTGGGTACAATAGTTATCACGGGCACAAGGATTCCCAGGCCTGCCTCTCTTATTTTGAGAAATGTGAGCATCATCGGGCCTGATGAGATTAACTCCTCTCCTGTCCACTCGCCTATAGAGGTTTTAAAATATGCTCCTGGTGTTGACCTCCGGCAACGGGGTCCTTATGGGGTACAGGCTGACCTTGGCCTAAGGGGAGCTACTTTCCATCAGGTTCTGGTTCTCCTCGATGGAGTGCGTATGAATGACCCCCAGACGGCACATCATAATCTCGATTTGCCGATAAACATGGAAGACCTGGAAAGGATTGAAATCCTTCACGGACATGGTTCCTCTGTCTATGGTGCCGACGCTTTTGGAGGGGTTATTAACTTTATCACCAAGGCTCCGGAACATCGTAAAGTAGGTTTTGAGTCTTTTGTTGGTAGCAACCGGACAAGTGGTGGGACTTTTTCCTTCTCTGATTGGTTGGGGAATTTTGGCACCCGCTTCTCTTTAGGAGGGAAGATGTCCGACGGTTACCGATTTGATACCGATTTTAAACACTTCTTTCTTTCCAATAATTCTACTTTAGATTTTTCCAAGGGCTCTATCGACTTCTCCTTTGGGTATTTAGAAAAGGAGTTCGGAGCGAACGATTTCTATGGGAATTGGCCTTCCAAGGAGTGGACAAATACTATATTGGGAAGCATAAGAGCACAAACGGAAAAATGGAAAAATTTGGTAGTTGAGTCCAGATTATATTACCGCCAGCACGACGACAAATATATTGGGGATATCACTGACCCTGATTCTTATGTGAACTATCACACTACTTACCTTTACGGAAGCGAAGTCCAGCTCAGAACTCAGTCAGAAAGAATAGGAGAATTTGTGCTGGGCACAGAGGTGGCGAGAGAGGAATTAACGAGCGCCCGGTTAGGCGACCATTCGAATGTCAGAACAGCTGTCTACACAGAGTACGGGGTCTCCTTAGGCAGAAAGTTTACTCTCAATCCAGGAATTAGAGTAGACTACCATTCGGGATGGGGCTGGCAGTCTTCTCCAGCAATGAATATAGGTTACCGTCTTTCCCGGCAGGTGAGGCTGCACTCTTCTTGGGGAAGGTCGTTTAGAGCTCCTGATTATACAGAGCTTTACTATCGGAGTCCTAAAAATGAAGGTAATTCCAGCCTGGTAGTTGAGGAGGCTTGGTCGTATGAGTTGGGAGGAGATTTTGGCTTAAATACCTGGTTACATTCCAGAACTACTCTCCTCTTCAGAAATGGACGGAATCTCATTGACTGGGTGTGGAATGATTCTCTGTCGAAGTGGAAAGCGGTGAACATTGGAAAAGTCTACACTTATGGAGTGGAGTCGCTTTTCGAAATTGAATTAAGGAGTTCAACTCGTCTCTCTCTTGGTTATACCTTTCTTAAATCGGAGGCGGGAGAGGTGGAAAATTATATTTGGAAGTATACTCCGAGCCATCCCCAACACCAGGTCTCCTTAGGAATTGGCTCTCCTCTTCCCTGGGGAATTCTTCAGAATTTAAAAGGGACATATAAATATAAACAGGGTAGCCATAAAAGAGGATATTTCATTCTCGATGCTCGGCTCTCCAAAACCTTGGGGCAGTTAGAATTTCACTTAGGGGCTACCAATCTCCTGGATGTCTCCTACGAAGAGATATCAGGAGTGGTTATGCCTGGAATTTCGTTTGACAGTGGGATTAAATTACAGTTTTAA
- a CDS encoding radical SAM protein, with product MENKKILLINTNRMKPAIAPLGLDYLGEALTAKGYIVDLIDLCFSEDYRKAIDDYFRKQSVLAIGITIRNTDDCYLLSQDFFLPEIREIVKYLKTKTDVPIILGGVGFSIMPEKILEYCELDLGIRGDGEEVLPLLLERIAEGRNYTDLPGLVYRASGCFVNNPPEYFDLNKISSRRRKFIDNRRYFSEGGQGNIETKRGCNQRCIYCADPVAKGRKIRLRNPEQVVNELEALLDEEVDYFHFCDSEFNLPEDHAKAVCQQIINRGIDKKIDWYAYCSPRPFSEELAMLMKITGCRGVDFGVDNGNKEILKNLGRDFGKDEIKNTARLCHKYGITFMFDLLLGGPGETRETVNETIDLMRETEPDRVGVMVGVRIYAGTELGNVVLKEGPMEENRNLQGKVKENSDFFEPVFYVSKELGDDVYSYVSELIGGDRRFFFTTRDDQESGYNYNQNQVLVEAIKKGYRGAYWDILRRLSTEKR from the coding sequence ATGGAGAATAAGAAAATTCTACTTATTAATACGAATAGGATGAAGCCGGCTATAGCTCCGCTGGGGCTGGACTATCTTGGAGAGGCACTTACTGCAAAGGGGTATATTGTTGATTTAATTGACCTCTGTTTCTCAGAGGATTATAGAAAAGCGATAGACGATTATTTCCGTAAGCAGTCAGTTCTGGCTATAGGAATCACAATCAGGAATACAGATGACTGTTATCTCCTGAGCCAGGACTTCTTTCTCCCTGAGATAAGAGAAATAGTTAAATATCTGAAAACTAAGACAGATGTTCCCATTATTCTGGGAGGGGTCGGTTTTTCCATAATGCCAGAAAAGATTCTGGAATATTGCGAATTGGACCTGGGAATAAGAGGGGATGGAGAAGAAGTTCTGCCTCTCCTTCTGGAGAGGATTGCCGAAGGAAGGAATTATACAGACCTTCCGGGATTGGTATATAGAGCTTCTGGATGTTTTGTTAACAACCCCCCGGAATACTTCGATTTGAATAAAATATCTTCAAGGCGCAGAAAGTTCATCGATAACAGAAGATATTTTAGTGAAGGGGGACAGGGGAACATTGAAACAAAACGGGGATGTAATCAGAGATGTATCTATTGTGCTGACCCTGTGGCTAAAGGAAGAAAGATTCGTCTGAGGAATCCAGAGCAAGTGGTGAATGAACTGGAAGCCTTGCTGGATGAAGAGGTCGATTATTTCCACTTTTGTGATAGCGAGTTTAACCTTCCCGAAGACCATGCTAAAGCAGTCTGTCAACAGATAATTAATCGAGGAATCGATAAGAAAATAGACTGGTATGCATATTGTAGTCCCCGCCCCTTTTCTGAAGAGCTGGCAATGCTTATGAAGATAACAGGCTGTAGGGGAGTTGACTTTGGCGTAGATAATGGAAATAAGGAGATATTGAAGAATTTGGGTCGTGACTTTGGAAAAGATGAGATAAAAAATACGGCAAGACTCTGCCACAAGTACGGTATCACATTTATGTTTGACCTGCTTCTGGGAGGACCGGGGGAGACGCGGGAGACGGTCAACGAGACAATCGACCTGATGAGAGAAACGGAGCCTGACAGAGTGGGAGTAATGGTGGGGGTGAGAATATATGCAGGAACTGAGCTGGGAAATGTGGTTTTAAAAGAGGGTCCGATGGAGGAAAACAGAAACCTACAGGGAAAAGTTAAAGAGAATAGTGATTTCTTTGAACCTGTATTCTACGTCTCTAAGGAACTTGGCGACGATGTCTACTCCTATGTATCTGAATTAATCGGGGGTGACAGGAGATTCTTTTTTACTACGAGGGATGATCAGGAAAGCGGATACAATTATAATCAGAATCAGGTTTTAGTAGAAGCAATAAAGAAGGGATACCGTGGAGCATACTGGGATATATTGAGGAGGCTAAGCACTGAAAAAAGATAA
- a CDS encoding DUF1284 domain-containing protein yields the protein MRGHHLLCLYGFRGLGYNKEFVENMQGIVDGIRKNPSMEIEVVDGVDDICSVCPHNVENRCSRPGRNIEEFDQEIVDRLKIDIGREIESKSLFSLVEERIQPEELSIICKGCEWLELGFCEEELRKKNWWK from the coding sequence TTGCGGGGGCACCATCTTCTGTGTCTCTATGGATTCCGTGGACTAGGTTATAATAAGGAATTCGTGGAGAATATGCAGGGAATAGTAGATGGTATAAGAAAAAATCCGTCTATGGAGATTGAGGTGGTTGATGGTGTTGATGATATTTGCTCAGTGTGTCCCCATAATGTGGAAAATAGATGTAGTAGACCCGGAAGAAACATTGAAGAGTTTGACCAGGAAATCGTTGATAGGCTTAAGATAGATATTGGGAGAGAAATAGAATCAAAAAGTTTATTCAGTTTAGTAGAGGAAAGAATTCAGCCAGAGGAATTATCTATAATTTGTAAAGGATGCGAATGGCTTGAATTGGGCTTTTGTGAGGAGGAGTTACGTAAGAAGAACTGGTGGAAATGA
- a CDS encoding ABC transporter permease has translation MIELKNINKTYHIGEVAVPALRDVSLRISSGEFVAIMGPSGSGKSTLLHILGLLDRADGGSYHLIGKDVSRLSQEELATFRNEFIGFVFQMFNLLPRLKARENVFLPLVYTSDIKSRKFSSPEDLLRTVGLGDRIDHNPSELSGGEQQRVAIARALIKNPRIIIADEPTGNLDSTSAKEVLKVLKSLNDSGITIVMVTHEEELAKGAKRIVRLLDGEIVSDEYVTGEAHTISEERSQPAPDLKIHHFDFFRLKNYFSQAIKSLLSNKSRSFLSILGILIGVAAVIAMLALGTGAREDIKQRLASLGSNLLSVRVHAHGPGGIALEAGSIARLTIEDAEEIKKVPYVKRVNATVSGRGQVVYENENWNTRITGVTPEYPFMGASEPVEGRFFNDVEMITRSKVALLGKTVVRELFEDEDPIGQYVKINRVNFRVIGILPEKGATGWRDRDDEIILPLNTAMYRLLGKKYVDYIDVEVEDEKEMEKVQEEVRKLIIARQNIPADREDTIEVRNMAEIQEAVSSTARTFSWLLGSIAFISLLVGGIGIMNIMLVSVTERTREVGLRKAIGANNRDILSQFVIEAVAICLVGGILGILFGVAISGGLAKFAGWSTKVSLAAVLLAFLFSGGIGLFFGLWPARKASLLNPIEALRYE, from the coding sequence ATGATAGAATTGAAAAATATAAACAAAACATACCATATTGGAGAAGTTGCTGTCCCTGCCTTAAGGGATGTTTCACTTAGAATCTCTTCTGGTGAATTTGTGGCTATAATGGGGCCCTCGGGAAGTGGCAAATCAACACTACTCCATATTCTTGGCCTTTTAGATAGAGCTGATGGGGGGTCTTACCATTTAATTGGAAAAGACGTTTCCAGACTGTCTCAGGAAGAGCTTGCTACTTTTCGCAATGAGTTTATCGGTTTTGTTTTTCAAATGTTTAATCTTCTTCCCAGACTCAAGGCAAGAGAAAATGTTTTCCTTCCGCTGGTGTATACTTCGGACATAAAGAGTAGAAAGTTTTCTTCACCTGAAGATTTATTGAGAACAGTAGGATTAGGGGACAGGATAGATCATAATCCCAGTGAACTTTCTGGAGGAGAGCAGCAGAGGGTGGCAATTGCCCGGGCCCTCATAAAGAATCCCAGAATAATTATCGCTGATGAACCGACAGGGAATCTTGATTCCACTTCAGCTAAGGAAGTTTTGAAAGTCCTCAAAAGTTTAAATGACTCTGGCATTACCATAGTTATGGTAACTCACGAGGAGGAGCTGGCAAAAGGAGCGAAGAGGATAGTCAGACTTCTCGACGGAGAGATTGTTTCTGACGAGTATGTTACAGGGGAAGCACATACCATAAGCGAGGAGCGAAGTCAGCCTGCACCTGATTTAAAGATTCACCACTTTGATTTTTTTCGACTGAAAAATTACTTTTCTCAAGCAATTAAATCTCTCCTTTCCAATAAGTCTCGTTCTTTTCTTTCCATTTTGGGGATTCTTATTGGCGTGGCAGCAGTAATTGCAATGCTTGCCCTGGGCACGGGTGCGAGAGAAGATATTAAACAACGCCTTGCCTCACTTGGCTCAAATCTTCTTTCCGTTCGTGTGCACGCGCACGGACCAGGGGGGATTGCCCTTGAGGCGGGAAGCATTGCCCGGCTTACCATTGAAGATGCCGAGGAGATAAAAAAAGTTCCTTATGTAAAAAGGGTTAATGCCACTGTTTCCGGTCGCGGCCAGGTGGTTTATGAAAACGAAAACTGGAACACAAGAATTACAGGCGTAACCCCGGAATATCCCTTTATGGGAGCTTCTGAGCCTGTGGAAGGAAGATTTTTCAATGATGTGGAAATGATTACTCGCTCAAAAGTTGCCCTGCTGGGAAAAACTGTGGTCCGGGAACTTTTTGAAGATGAAGATCCAATCGGGCAATATGTGAAAATAAACCGAGTAAACTTTAGAGTAATCGGAATTCTGCCGGAAAAAGGGGCAACAGGCTGGAGAGATAGAGATGACGAAATTATACTTCCGTTAAATACGGCAATGTACCGTCTTTTGGGTAAGAAATATGTTGATTACATTGATGTTGAGGTAGAAGACGAAAAAGAAATGGAAAAAGTGCAGGAGGAAGTGAGAAAATTGATTATCGCGAGACAAAACATTCCTGCTGATAGAGAGGACACAATTGAAGTTAGAAATATGGCCGAAATTCAGGAAGCCGTTTCCTCAACTGCCAGGACCTTTTCCTGGCTTCTCGGTTCCATTGCTTTTATCAGCCTCCTTGTTGGGGGGATTGGAATTATGAATATAATGCTTGTTTCCGTGACGGAAAGAACAAGAGAAGTGGGGCTGAGGAAAGCAATCGGGGCAAACAATCGGGATATACTTTCACAGTTCGTAATTGAAGCAGTAGCAATATGTCTTGTCGGCGGAATACTGGGAATTTTGTTTGGCGTGGCTATATCTGGTGGGCTTGCAAAATTTGCCGGCTGGTCAACAAAAGTTTCTCTGGCTGCAGTTCTTCTTGCCTTCCTTTTTTCTGGGGGAATAGGGCTTTTCTTTGGTCTGTGGCCAGCCAGAAAAGCATCCTTATTGAACCCAATCGAAGCATTAAGATACGAGTAA
- a CDS encoding NADH:flavin oxidoreductase, whose protein sequence is MDTLFEPIRINSMVLKNRFVRTATAERMSPPNGEFTQEMVKLYVRLARGGVGLIITGHAYVHSLGKADLRMTGIHEDGLVPVLKKLVNAVHKFDTKIVMQINHCGGRRDKDVGEETPIGPSTVEYKPLELTSREMDAREIEEVINLFARAAGRVKNAGFDGVQIHSVHGYLINQFLSPITNKRKDSWGGSLDNRMRFLLEVYRRTRETVGKDYAVLAKIPAGDFVEGGLPVREACEVAKKLSELGIDAIELSGGLAGSRYIKGRKDLGWMRREAYFRPYSEMVKKVTSVPIILVGGLRKPETMREILEEGVADLIGLARPLIREPDLPNKIRRGDLRKAECVSCSNCSGPSGREPTKCRNK, encoded by the coding sequence TTGGATACTCTGTTTGAACCAATAAGAATAAATAGTATGGTTTTGAAAAACAGGTTCGTGAGAACAGCAACTGCGGAGAGAATGTCACCCCCCAATGGAGAGTTTACCCAGGAAATGGTAAAACTTTATGTGAGGCTCGCCCGGGGAGGAGTGGGGCTTATCATAACCGGTCATGCGTATGTACATTCTCTAGGAAAGGCTGACCTCAGGATGACCGGTATTCATGAGGATGGTCTAGTCCCTGTGCTTAAAAAGCTGGTTAATGCAGTCCATAAATTTGATACAAAGATAGTGATGCAAATCAATCACTGTGGCGGGAGGCGAGATAAAGACGTGGGAGAGGAGACTCCTATAGGACCTTCAACAGTAGAATACAAACCTCTAGAACTCACTTCCAGAGAAATGGACGCAAGAGAAATTGAAGAAGTAATAAACCTTTTTGCCCGGGCTGCAGGAAGAGTCAAGAATGCGGGATTTGATGGCGTCCAGATTCATTCTGTTCACGGATATCTTATAAATCAGTTCCTTTCACCCATAACCAATAAAAGAAAAGATTCATGGGGAGGAAGTCTGGACAATAGAATGCGTTTCCTTCTGGAGGTTTATAGACGTACTAGAGAAACAGTGGGGAAAGATTATGCTGTTCTGGCAAAAATTCCCGCAGGAGATTTCGTTGAAGGTGGGCTTCCTGTGAGAGAGGCTTGTGAAGTGGCTAAAAAACTTTCCGAACTTGGCATCGATGCGATTGAACTATCCGGGGGACTTGCTGGAAGCAGGTACATAAAAGGCAGAAAAGACCTGGGATGGATGAGGAGAGAAGCTTATTTCAGACCTTATTCAGAAATGGTAAAGAAGGTAACCAGTGTGCCGATAATCCTGGTAGGGGGACTGAGGAAGCCTGAGACCATGAGAGAAATATTGGAGGAAGGAGTAGCTGACCTCATAGGCCTTGCCAGGCCCCTTATTAGAGAACCGGACTTGCCCAATAAAATCAGGAGAGGAGACCTGAGGAAAGCCGAATGTGTCTCCTGTAGTAATTGTTCTGGCCCATCGGGCAGGGAACCAACTAAATGTCGAAATAAATAG
- a CDS encoding HlyD family efflux transporter periplasmic adaptor subunit gives MRLRNWILIIVIVLIVGAFFLLRREEKETVYTEIRPERGSISLTVSASGVVKPRNRLEIKPPISGRVEGVLVTEGEEIDKGKILAWMSSLDRAALLDAARAQGEEESKKWEDVYKPTPIVAPLKGFIIKRNVEPGQTITSQDPILVMADNLIIQAQVDETDMGKLKPGQKAKIVLDAYPEKNIEGKIEHIAYESQIVNNVTIYQVDILPDETLGIFRSGMSANVDVTISEKENVLLLPTTTIKERKGKKFVLVKTKSEEPGDREVQTGIDDGKNVEIVSGVEETDLVLLAGEKGKPTVRRRFGGLPGIGGGGR, from the coding sequence ATGAGATTAAGAAATTGGATTTTGATTATCGTTATTGTGTTGATAGTGGGGGCATTTTTTCTCTTAAGGCGAGAAGAGAAAGAGACTGTTTACACAGAAATAAGGCCCGAGCGTGGGTCAATTTCTTTGACGGTCTCCGCGAGTGGGGTGGTAAAGCCGAGAAATCGTCTGGAAATTAAACCACCGATTTCCGGGAGGGTAGAAGGAGTTCTGGTTACAGAGGGAGAAGAGATCGACAAGGGAAAGATTCTTGCCTGGATGAGTTCTTTAGATCGGGCGGCTCTCCTTGATGCGGCGAGGGCGCAAGGGGAAGAAGAATCGAAAAAATGGGAGGACGTCTACAAGCCTACACCGATTGTTGCGCCGCTAAAAGGGTTCATTATTAAAAGAAACGTTGAACCCGGCCAGACAATAACGTCTCAAGACCCAATTTTAGTTATGGCTGATAATTTAATCATTCAGGCTCAGGTTGATGAAACAGATATGGGAAAATTAAAACCCGGACAGAAAGCAAAAATAGTTCTTGATGCCTATCCGGAGAAAAATATCGAGGGAAAAATTGAACATATCGCCTATGAATCTCAGATTGTGAATAATGTTACTATATATCAAGTGGATATCCTGCCAGATGAAACATTGGGAATTTTTCGCTCGGGGATGAGCGCAAACGTTGATGTGACAATAAGTGAGAAGGAGAATGTCCTTCTTTTGCCCACTACGACGATTAAAGAAAGAAAAGGCAAGAAATTTGTACTTGTGAAGACGAAATCCGAAGAGCCTGGAGATAGAGAAGTTCAAACCGGAATTGATGACGGAAAAAATGTGGAGATAGTTTCTGGTGTGGAAGAGACTGATTTAGTACTTTTAGCCGGTGAAAAGGGAAAACCAACAGTTAGAAGGAGATTCGGAGGACTTCCGGGAATAGGTGGTGGCGGAAGGTAG
- a CDS encoding TolC family protein, which yields MKRIIISKIMPRHLWRGFLQGLLLAGIVLVNLDIVFAEALVWEDVLAEAQRKNPRIISARESLKSAGLSYKSSFTNFLPQISASAGWNKSSSITSFESFAEGGSENEEFNYGISGRLSIFSGFKNSSKLKQQRAGFKGEEASFARTVSDTIYDLKVAFAQVLTAQKTISLSEEILKRRRENTQIVKLRYEAGREDKGAYLRSEADLYQAEYEFSKAKRNLKTQQVKLLKEMGRDEFEVTDVSGTLKVEPPQGVLSFPEMLVKTPDYLVAMYGVDSSKYNLRYTKGDFYPQVSFSGGTSRSGAEWPLERGRWNVGLSLSYPLFSGGKTIYDWKIVQTNKVKAEENLRQVKQEILLGLEQAYNGLIDGIENVKVKEKYFIASEERAKISRVKYINGLISYQDWDAIENEFINSRKSLLEAEYNAFVTNGEWKRVLGEEE from the coding sequence ATGAAGCGAATCATTATTTCTAAAATAATGCCCCGCCATTTGTGGCGGGGATTCTTACAGGGTCTATTATTGGCAGGCATTGTTCTTGTAAATCTGGACATTGTTTTTGCTGAAGCACTTGTCTGGGAAGATGTACTCGCCGAGGCACAAAGGAAAAATCCACGAATAATCTCTGCCCGCGAGTCTCTTAAGTCGGCAGGGCTTTCTTACAAGAGTTCATTTACAAACTTCTTGCCGCAGATTTCGGCAAGCGCCGGCTGGAATAAGTCGAGTTCTATAACCAGTTTTGAATCATTTGCTGAGGGCGGAAGTGAGAATGAAGAATTCAATTATGGAATTTCTGGAAGACTTTCCATATTTTCTGGTTTTAAGAATTCCAGTAAATTGAAGCAGCAAAGAGCAGGGTTCAAAGGAGAAGAGGCGAGCTTTGCAAGGACCGTTTCGGATACAATATATGATTTGAAAGTTGCTTTTGCTCAAGTTTTAACGGCGCAAAAGACGATTTCACTTTCTGAGGAGATACTGAAAAGGAGAAGAGAAAATACGCAAATTGTAAAATTGAGGTATGAAGCAGGGAGGGAAGATAAGGGTGCCTATTTGCGCTCTGAGGCAGATCTGTATCAGGCAGAATACGAGTTTTCTAAGGCGAAACGAAATCTAAAGACTCAACAGGTTAAACTTTTAAAAGAAATGGGAAGGGATGAATTTGAAGTTACCGATGTAAGTGGAACTCTTAAGGTGGAACCTCCGCAGGGAGTCTTGTCATTTCCGGAAATGCTGGTGAAAACCCCTGATTATTTAGTGGCAATGTACGGAGTTGACTCGTCAAAATATAATTTGAGATATACGAAAGGAGACTTTTATCCCCAGGTTTCTTTCAGCGGAGGCACCTCGAGGAGTGGTGCTGAATGGCCTCTGGAAAGAGGGCGGTGGAATGTTGGCCTGAGCCTTTCCTATCCACTTTTTTCGGGAGGAAAGACAATATATGATTGGAAAATTGTCCAGACTAACAAGGTCAAAGCAGAAGAGAATCTCCGGCAAGTCAAGCAAGAAATCTTATTGGGACTTGAGCAAGCATATAACGGACTTATTGATGGCATAGAGAATGTGAAAGTTAAGGAGAAATATTTCATAGCTTCCGAAGAGCGGGCCAAGATTTCACGAGTAAAGTATATTAATGGTCTTATTTCTTATCAGGATTGGGATGCGATAGAGAATGAGTTTATAAACTCAAGAAAGTCTTTGCTTGAAGCAGAATATAATGCGTTTGTTACCAACGGTGAGTGGAAGAGAGTTTTAGGTGAGGAGGAATAA